Sequence from the Cellulomonas fimi ATCC 484 genome:
ATCGCCGGGTCGTCGACCTCGACGTCGAACGGCGCCGCCTGCGGGCGCAGCCGCACCGTCGCGGGCACCCCGACGGCGATCGCTCCGGCCGGCACGTCGTGGATCACGACCGCGTTCGCGCCCACCTGGGCGCCGTTGCCGACCCACACCGGGCCGAGGATCTTCGCCCCCGCCCCGACGACGACACCGTCGCCCAGCGTGGGGTGGCGCTTGCCGCGCCGCATCGACTTGCCGCCCAGAGTCGACCCGTGGAACAGCACCACGTCGTCGCCGACCTCGGCGGTCTCGCCGACGACCACGCCCATGCCGTGGTCGATGAACAGCCGGCGGCCGAGCCGGGCGCCGGGGTGGATCTCGATGCCGGTGGCTGCCCGCGCGAGCTGCGACAGCAGTCGCGCGGGCAGCCGGAGCGCCGGCTCCCGCCACATCCGGTGCGCCAGCCGGTACACCCACACCGCGTGCACCCCCGGGTACCCCAGGGCGACCTCGAGACGCGAGCGGGCCGCGGGGTCGCGGTGCCGCGCGGCCTCGAGGTCCTCCACGAGGACGGCCAGGAAGCGCTGGAGTGCGGTCATGGGCTGCCGGTCCGATCGACGACGGGGACGGTGCGGGGGTGCTGCAGGTGCGGCTGCGGCAGGTCAGTCGAGCAGGTCGGCGTAGAGGATCGTCGACAGGTAGCGCTCGCCGAACGACGGGATGATCGCGACGATCAGCTTGCCCGCGTTCTCCGGGCGCTTCGCGAGCAGCGTCGCGGCGTGCAGCGCGGCACCGGACGAGATGCCGACGAGCAGGCCCTCCTCCGCGGCGGCCCGACGGGCGACGGCGACGGCGGTCTCGGCGTCGACGTCGATGATCTCGTCGTACACGGACGTGTCGAGGATCTCCGGCACGAAGTTCGCGCCGATGCCCTGGATCTTGTGCGGCCCGGGGGCGCCGCCGTTGAGGATCGGCGACTCGGCCGGCTCGACGCCGACGACCTGCACGCCCGGCTTGCGCTCCTTGAGCAGCTGACCGACGCCCGTGATCGTGCCGCCCGTGCCGATGCCCGCGACGAGGATGTCGATCTCGCCGTCCGTGTCGGCCCAGATCTCCTCCGCGGTCGTGCGGCGGTGGATCGCCGGGTTGGCCTCGTTCGCGAACTGCCGGGCGAGGATGGCGCCCTCGCGCTCGCTGACGATCTCGTCGGCCTTGTTGACCGCACCCTTCATGCCCTCGGAGCCCGGCGTGAGGATGAGCTCCGCGCCGAAGGCACGCAGCAGCGCGCGCCGCTCCTTCGACATCGTCTCGGGCATCGTGAGGACGACCTTGTAGCCGCGCGCCGCACCGACGAACGCGAGCGCGATGCCGGTGTTGCCGGACGTCGCCTCGACGATCGTGCCGCCGGGCTTGAGGTCGCCGGACGCCTCGGCCGCGTCGATGATCGCGACGCCGATGCGGTCCTTGACGGAGTTGGCGGGGTTGTAGAACTCGAGCTTGCCGACGACCGTGGCGGGGGCGCCGTCGGTGATCTTGTTGATGCGGACCAGCGGGGTGTTGCCGATCAGCGCGGTCGCGTCGTCGTAGATGCGGGCCATGGTTCCTCTTCGGTCGAGCCGCCGGCGTCCGGGCCGGGACGGCGTGCAGGGGTGGGGGACTGCGGTCGAGGCTGCCGGACCGGTGGGGCGTGCGCACGTGCGGGCCGGCGGGAGGTGCTGCGGGGCGAGCACTGGCGGACGGGGGCCGAGCCCCCGGTCAGGAGATCCTCGCGCGGGAGGGTCGCCAGCGCTCTACAGACAGCGACAGCAGGGCGCGACGCACGCGCAGGCGACGGGGGCGACGGTGCGGTGCAGCACGCTCATCACTCCTCCAGGTCGCGGACCGGGCCACCCGACGGGCGACCGCAGTCGGGCCGACGGTAGCGTCAACGTCGGGACGGCGCAAAGGCCCTCCACACCTCGGACGCACCGTCCCCGCGTCGGCAGCCACGGTCGTCCGGCCTGGTCAGCGCTCCCCGAACCCGACGGCCCCCGGGGTCGGCGTCCCGAGCCCCACCGCCCCGAGCCACGCCTCGGCCAGCAGCCCGAACCCCGCGGGCGTCGGGTGCACGCCGTCGAAGCACCAGGCGGCCGGCGACGTCCGGACGGCCGCGGCGGCGAACAGGCCGTCGGCCGGGACGAGGACCGCACGGTGCTCGGCGGCGAGCCGGCGGACGAC
This genomic interval carries:
- the epsC gene encoding serine O-acetyltransferase EpsC; protein product: MTALQRFLAVLVEDLEAARHRDPAARSRLEVALGYPGVHAVWVYRLAHRMWREPALRLPARLLSQLARAATGIEIHPGARLGRRLFIDHGMGVVVGETAEVGDDVVLFHGSTLGGKSMRRGKRHPTLGDGVVVGAGAKILGPVWVGNGAQVGANAVVIHDVPAGAIAVGVPATVRLRPQAAPFDVEVDDPAIYI
- the cysK gene encoding cysteine synthase A, whose translation is MARIYDDATALIGNTPLVRINKITDGAPATVVGKLEFYNPANSVKDRIGVAIIDAAEASGDLKPGGTIVEATSGNTGIALAFVGAARGYKVVLTMPETMSKERRALLRAFGAELILTPGSEGMKGAVNKADEIVSEREGAILARQFANEANPAIHRRTTAEEIWADTDGEIDILVAGIGTGGTITGVGQLLKERKPGVQVVGVEPAESPILNGGAPGPHKIQGIGANFVPEILDTSVYDEIIDVDAETAVAVARRAAAEEGLLVGISSGAALHAATLLAKRPENAGKLIVAIIPSFGERYLSTILYADLLD